One genomic window of Manduca sexta isolate Smith_Timp_Sample1 chromosome 4, JHU_Msex_v1.0, whole genome shotgun sequence includes the following:
- the LOC115453965 gene encoding gamma-aminobutyric acid receptor subunit beta isoform X7, translated as MYVLSISSVSEVLMDFTLDFYFRQFWTDPRLAYKKRPGVETLSVGSEFIKNIWVPDTFFVNEKQSYFHIATTSNEFIRIHHSGSITRSIRLTITASCPMNLQYFPMDRQLCHIEIESFGYTMRDIRYKWNEGPNSVGVSNEVSLPQFKVLGHRQRAMEISLTTGNYSRLACEIQFVRSMGYYLIQIYIPSGLIVIISWVSFWLNRNATPARVQLGVTTVLTMTTLMSSTNAALPKISYVKSIDVYLGTCFVMVFTSLLEYATVGYMSKRIQMRKQRFVAIQKIMSEKKLPVDCPPPWDPHTLAKMSTLSRCPPGRPSQEVRYKVRDPKAHSKGGTLENTINRSRSGIEEESLGAPAHPLQPGKDIGKFLGMTPSDIDKYSRIVFPVCFVCFNLMYWIVYLHVSDVVADDLVLLEDK; from the exons ATGTATGTGCTGTCGATCAGCTCCGTGTCGGAAGTGCTAATG GACTTCACGTTGGATTTTTACTTCAGACAGTTCTGGACAGACCCGAGGCTCGCTTACAAGAAACGCCCCGGAGTGGAGACTCTGTCCGTGGGGTCTGAGTTCATTAAGAACATCTGGGTGCCAGACACGTTCTTCGTGAATGAAAAGCAGTCGTATTTTCACATCGCGACCACCAGCAACGAGTTCATTCGTATCCACCACTCGGGCTCCATCACGAGGAGCATCAG GCTCACGATAACCGCCTCGTGTCCGATGAACCTGCAGTACTTCCCCATGGACCGGCAGCTGTGCCACATCGAGATCGAGAGCT TCGGCTACACGATGCGGGACATTCGCTACAAGTGGAACGAGGGGCCCAACTCTGTGGGCGTCTCCAACGAGGTGTCGCTGCCGCAGTTCAAGGTGCTCGGGCACAGACAGCGCGCGATGGAGATCTCGCTCACCACAG GAAACTACTCGCGGCTGGCGTGCGAAATCCAGTTCGTGCGCTCGATGGGCTACTACCTGATACAGATATACATTCCGTCTGGTCTCATCGTGATCATATCGTGGGTGTCGTTCTGGCTGAACCGCAACGCGACGCCAGCGCGGGTGCAGCTCGGCGTCACCACCGTGCTCACCATGACCACGCTCATGTCCTCTACCAATGCCGCGCTGCCCAAGATCTCGTACGTCAAGTCGATAGATGTGTACCTCGGAACCTGTTTTGTAATGGTGTTCACCAGCTTGCTAG AGTATGCCACCGTAGGATACATGTCTAAAAGAATTCAGATGAGGAAGCAACGGTTCGTGGCCATACAGAAGATCATGTCCGAAAAGAAGCTGCCCGTAGATTGCCCGCCGCCCTGGGACCCTCACACTCTCGCTAAAATGAGCACACTCAGCAGATGTCCCCCAGGACGACCTTCg cAAGAGGTCCGGTACAAGGTTCGTGACCCTAAAGCACATTCGAAGGGCGGCACGTTAGAGAACACTATAAACAGAAGCAGAAGTGGCATTGAAGAAGAAAGCTTAGGAGCGCCCGCTCACCCTCTTCAGCCCGGCAAG GATATCGGCAAATTCCTAGGCATGACGCCGTCGGACATCGACAAGTACTCGCGCATCGTGTTCCCGGTGTGCTTCGTGTGCTTCAACCTGATGTACTGGATCGTGTACCTGCACGTGTCCGACGTGGTGGCCGACGACCTCGTGCTGCTCGAGGACAAGTAG